AAAGGAAACCCAGAGCTCAGGTATGTGATCTCTTTCAGTCATCTACATTTAGGAACAAGGACTTCTCCAAAGCTGAATTATCCTCCTAGGCTTCACAACCTGCAAGCATTCAAAACCAAGCTTGCTATTTAGACAATGCCTGTGCATTACTGTGTTTATAAGAACAAGTTACCAGTGCATTCTGTCTCTAACATATGCTGGAGAGGCAGAAGAGCAACCTGATGAAGACAATCTGTGGGGCTTACATGTCCACTAATAATTTAACAGTGCAAATTCAAGTTTGGACAGCTTGGTTTTGCTATTTGGAGCTATGCTCTTGGTGAATGCTCTGTTACAGTAACAGGAAGGCATTGTCCCCAAGCAAGTAAAAGCATGCCCCAAGGCAGGCAAAAATCGGGACCACTACTGGAGCAGAGGAATAATTCTATGGCTCATATGCATGTTCTGGcttctgtttcagtttgtgAACTATTCTGTATCCTCTGATGGCCAGGCCTGCACCAAGCAGGAATGCCACAACAGCTGCGCAGCCCAGGAGGCCAGCAGCAATCTCTGCTCCGTGCATGCTGCAGCTAAAGCCCCGATAGCCTTTGCTTTGGTAAAGCTGCGCCCTCTCTTTGCACACCGATGAATCATAAACCCCCAGCAGATGATGGAAGAAATAGTACAGAGCAAACAGCAAACCCACTGCAACCACTGCGTCCAGGATGCATTCCACTATGAGCAATGCCGGAAAACGCCACGGTAGCCGCACAACACCAACCACAATCAGTGCGGAAGAGAAGACCATAAGGGCTCCTCCCACGGCCATCGCTGCCCTGGCTATGGGCACCTTGAGCTGGGTGAAACGCCGGTCCAGCTGCTGCGCTTTCTCTCCTTCCGCTCCACTCAAGCCGCTGTACGCCCCGCCGTACATGTAGTAGTAGATGCTGCCCTGGTCGGGGACGCCCGTGTAGCCCCCCGCCGAGCCGTAGGACACGGAGCTGCAGACGAGTATCAGCGCGGCGAGCAGCGCTCCCaccagctggcagcaggctgtAAGGAGAAGCGTGCCGGGCTGTTGCCGCCGCGCACCGGCAGAGGCCGGGCCGATGCCCGTCCGCTGCACCGAGACAGAACAGAAGGAGCGGTCCCCCCTTCCCCCGGACCCCGCTCACCCCGGCCTGTGCGCAGGTAGCGGCAGCGGCGGCACTCCAGCAGCCCTGGCGTGTCGGCACGGCCCCGCGGCGGCCCCGCTCCGGGCACGGCGCTGCCGGGAGACAACGGCGTGAGCGGCAGCGGTGGGAGCCGCGCAACCCCTCTGCCCCCCGCCATCCCCCCGCGTTCCTCACGGCCGCCGCCCGACCCGCTGTGCCGAGCCGAGCCCCGGCCGTCCCCACCCCCTCGCGGGGCTCGAGGGCAGCTCCGCTCCGCCATGGCCCCGCGCGGCCCCCGGCGCTGGGGGAGGAGTGGAGCGCCGCGGGGCGGTGCCAGGTGCTGCGGATGGACGTCTTTGCTCCTCCGCGTGGGGTCGCCCCGCTCCTCTGCGAGGGCCGCGCGGAGGGCCGGCTTCCCCTGAGCGCTGTTTGTCGGTGCGACTGACCCCCCGTTTTGCCCGCTCCATTCCGCTGAAACTCCCCGCGGTCCTGCAGTTCACCGTCTGCCGTACAAAAGTACTTTCTTGTACCTATTAGAAACCGAGCGGCAGTTGGTTTCCACAGGTCCCCCTTTTGCTGCGCTGCAGCTTTGAGTGGAAGTGTTCCGCATCCTCTCCCTCCTCAGTCCTCTCCCCGGTGTCTCAGTTTCTCACGGGGCAGCCATTCTGTGCACCCTTCCGGTTCCCCTACACCCTTCTTGTAGCCAGGCCCACACACAGTGCCCAAGATGCAAGTGCATCGGTGTTCCTGTTTTATGGGGAAGTGGCTCTCTGGCTTCCCTTCGGCCTTTCCTGGCAGTGTTTAGTATTGTGCTGCTCCTCCCGCTGCCCAGGAGCATGGGGCCTATCTCCAACACTTGGGATGTgtccttcagtgctgctgccgGTTCCAGTTCACCACTCCATATGTTCAAGCAATTTTCTTCAGACCTATTACCTTGTATTTATGAACACAGAACCACGGAGGCCTCTTCAGTGTCTATTTGCTGGAGGCCACCTCAGACAATGCAGTGTGGCATTCTCACAAGCCACCCAGTTTCCATGCAGAACAATGTCTGGCTGCCCAGCAGGACTGGCCGCTTCCACCCCGGAgtctgctgagcacagctgtcACCGTGTGGCTGGGAGGAAATTAATTGATCCTTTGTTTGCTGGTAGTTGCTGGAGTGAAGGCAAGTGAGTgtatgtgggaaaaaaataaacatagagcaacacagaaacacaaagggAAACACAACACAGCCAGAGAGAATGCTCTTTTCCAAGGGTTTGCTCAACTGCTGCCTGGAAAAGCATTAGCATTGCAAAGAGGTGCTTTTGTTGCATTTAGGAAAACAGACTTTCAAGGAAACAGGTTACTCCAGGAGGTCTCACTGTCTGAATACATGACGAGAAGTCCAGTTTCAGCACAAAGgtgcagaaatacattttctccaTCTGTAAGAACAGTGAGATCACTCTTCTTTCCTTGCAGGAGAAACAGCAACAGATCTGCAGCCTGGTGCACTGAGAGGCCTGCAGagtgggctgtgctgcagccttgACACTGCAGGACAACAGCCTCCAGCCCATTTCACACTGCTGCATGAAGTGGGGCTCTGCAAACTTGCCTTAAAATCTACTTTGTttgcagagaagagagaagcaaaCCAAAATGagttcttgtttttctccagttCAGATAGAGGGGGCAGGAGGTATAGGACGATGTGAAGTTAGGAAATGGAGAGACCACGTGGAGCCCAGGGTGGGGGATTTGGAGACTGCGCAGATGCTCATCAATAGACTCTCACACATGTTTTGGTGTGCTCACATTTCAGTCCCTCGTGTTGATATGTTAGAACCAAGACCTCCTTACTGCTGGGAAGAGGATGGGTGTAAAAGTTATCAGCAACTCTTTATTAAATTTTAGGATCGTGGCAATACCGTTTTGCCTAGTAGGGCTGTTAATTGTCATGAAAGGGATATGAACAACCAAACTGAATAGCTGTGAGTAATAATAAGGGATCAAATAGTCATTTCTTATGCAGTGTTGCTGCTGGTCCTTCAGCAACTTGAGCCAAAACTGTGTTTGGATTTTGTGACGTGCTGAAATTAACTAgctcaaaaaaaaccaaacaaaacgACAGAGCTGGGAAGTGCTGTTGATTTGGTGACACATCAATGTTCTACTAGAATGTTTGCCGCCAGGTACAAACTTCAGGTCATTACTGATCTGACTCAATCGTATTCAATTTCTGTATTGAGAACTCTTACCAAAATGTTTTACATCACTTGTGCTCCAATTATCACAGCTGGTAAACCAGTCAGCACTGCCTTTTGGGTTTCTGTCCTCAGTGCAACAAGAAGCAGCAGTGGAGAAGAGAGCAACAAGCTCTGTTTACCTTTgctttggcttctttttttttttttttttttttttttttgtttgtttgtttgtttgttttgttttgttttgttttgttctgtttttctcttctgtttctggctGCTCCTGATGTCATTGCCTCATGATGGGGAACAAAGGGCCGGGCCTGGCTGCCGTGGGCCAGGAGCTCTGACCTCGTTCATTGCCCTCCCTGGGAACTCTCAGGCTGAAGTAGAAAGAACAAGTCATGAACTGCTTAATACTTCTCCAGCACgaggcagctgggagctgcagcacaaTCCCTGCTAAACACTGCAAACAGGTTTACCGTCTCATGCAAATAAATAGTCATGGAAACAGTGAGTGCAGCACAGTGACAAAgcggctgtgctgcaggaaagaaTGGGAGGTTTTTGTGAATCACAAACTGAACTCAAGTCCACAGTGTCATCCTGTTGCGAAAAAAGCTAACATTGCTAGGGTGTATAAACATAAATGTCACATGTAGGAcatgtgaagaaattcttctgttccctcctccccctgctttttgctcttttctatAGCAAAAGAAATCTCTGGAAATACAGCCTATGAAACAAGACTTAGCCCAGTCCTCTTGTTTGCTTGAAAAAGTGCCTGTTAACAACTCGCAAGCTGGTCGATAAGGAGGCACTTTAACATCCTGCAAGCTTGTAAAAAAACTGTTGTCAAGAGAAGGGTAAGATTTTGTTCTCCTTATCTGTCATTGGCATGATCAGGAAGCAGTGATCTTAATTTGAAGCAAAAGAGATGTGATTTAGGCAccctcaaagaaaaaatgaagaaaaaaagacacccTACCTCCAGTGCTTCTTAAGTTAGAGGGCAGTTGTTGCTGGAGCAGCTTAGCAGGACATGTTGTAGGTCTCCATCACTGGAGCTCACACTCAGTCATGGGAGTGGCTGAACTCTCTGTGTTCTGAAAGGAAAGTGCCTCAGGCTACCTATGCCACTCACCGCAAGCTCATGTTGTCCCCTTGTACTACAGAGCCATTGTGTTCCTTTCCATCTCATCCCCATTGGCTGGTCACTGCCCGCATGGCTTCAAGGCCATCCAAGGGACGGTTGCCTCAAAAAACGATGCAACAGCACAAGTATCTGAAGTCATACCTCAAACATGAGGTACGCACTTACGCAACACTTGTCTGGATGTAAGCAAAGAACAAGGCTTGGCAAGGTGCTTGTCTTCCCGGTGCCTGCACCCAGGAGCCACTCACGTGGCCACTAATGTGGAGCATTCTTTGCTGCAGCTCTAGGAGGGCCTGTTAGTCCTTCACTGTGGCTGCTGGGCCTGTAGTCACCAGTGCTGCAGACACTCCATGAGTCTGGGGTGCTCGCTGCTTTGCTCAGTTAGAAATGTCTTGGGAGCCAGTAATCAGTCACAAAATTCACTGGAGCCATGGAGTCTTCATGGCTGTTTGTCCATCTAAAGAAGAGATTAATAAaaaattgcttaaaaataaaaaataaagggaaaaattacATACTTGGTTATTAAAGACCGATACTACTAGAAAGGTCTAAACAGCAATCAGGTGACAGACATTTAGTGGAGCACCCTTGACCTTGTTAGGGCTGTACCAGTGTCAGaaagaagcagacagaaatTGCTGGAAAGATAAGCAAAATGCAGGAGGTAATTACTGAAGAGATTTGCAATTGATCCTGCTAGATTTTtatgcagagcagctgagtgTCTGTCCCTGGATCAGCATATCCTGAATGGTGCAGAGCATATGTGCAAAACTCGATTGGAGCATGTTCTGCCTGCAGCCTAACTGAAGGCATGGATTTGCCTTTGTAGTAATGCTTGCATCCATGCTCCACTCAAGCAGCCATTTGTCAGTCCTCCTTCATAACTGTGGCTCATCTTGGAAGAGCAAACTGCTTGTTTTTGTAGGTTCGACCTCTGTTCACAGAAACAGTCTTCAGAGCAGTTGTGGTACAAGAGTGAGGCAGTACCAAGAAAACATCAAAGCCATCATCAGTTTCTTGTTCCAATAAGACAAAGGCCCATTGCTgatgctacagaagaaaaagggagcTGAAGAGTTACAAAACAAGAAACCCATAGGGAGGAGCTTCTGAGAAAGTGGAACAGATAGTGGTGTGAGGGCTGGTGGGGTACAGAGGACCACCAGCTGCCTTACTGGCAGAAATATGCACCACAGAGTATGGACACCTTTTTTCCTGCATTATGCATGGATTGGCTTCACTGCATTTGGAAAACCTGAAATGCTGAGTAGTGTGCTCATGCTTTGGTCCTGGGAGGCTTTGTGAGCACAAAGGGATGGGGAGGGCTGTATGACATGGGATTGTCCAGATAAGGACTGGAGTCACGCAGGGAGAGGAGAACAGCATAGCAATAGCAGGATAaacccactgaccccattgcaCTGTGTCCTTTCCCTGTCTGGATAGGTTCTCATCCTTATGTAACTGAGTCTACCTGTGCCTCCAGAGCcacatttttcccctcttggCCACAGgccaccccaccatgccctcCCCTGAACCCCACTGCAGTGTGCAGGATTATGGGTAGAGCTTTGGTTGCATCACATTCAGGGTTGTTGCTAGGCAGAACATGCAGCAGCGTCCTTGAgacctcccagcagcacattTAACCCTGGTAGAGCTACAGCATAGGCCAGCTTGGAGAAGTGAGAAAATTACCCACAGGTGCTTGGAGGGGACACACGAGCTTCTGAAGGTCATCTATTTCAggcttcagaaaaagaagagagaaaaactagAGCTGTGCAGCTCTCAACAGAAGAGAATATAAACAGCTTCaaagcttcaaaacaaaatatttctatgtTAGATGTTTTTGAAAGGTGTTATTCGTTGTCCAAAGCCCCCAGGGGTGGCTGCTGTGGGAGGCCTGCCAGTCAAGCTGGGACAGGAGTGTCTGTCCAGCCCCACTAGCTGCAACCCACCAGGTCACAGCCCGTCTCCAGAACCCACGTCATCAGCCCCTGTTGTgccctcagcagcacccagtATAGTACTGAAGCCAACAGCAGGCCACAACTCCCCAGCAGCATTACCCCAGACCCATGGCCAGGACTGAGAGGGACACACCACTGCACCTGGGGAGATGCAGCCTTATTGCTGGTAATGCAGTGGGCATGTGCTAAGCACAGGtgttcctccttcctcccacacAAGAACAGAGTGGGTATTTGATTACTGCTGACCTGTGCAATGGAGGTGTCAGCAGTCTGTTTGCCAGGAGACAGTAGAATGCCTCTTTTCTCTAAGAAGCTCTTTGATCTCTAGCCATTTGCTGTCAGGGCAGTAGAGGAAGACTTGTAGCAGCCCTTGGAAGACGGGAAGGGTGGCTTTCTTATTTATCCCTGGTCTGTAGCAGGTAAGGGACAAGAAGGAGTAGATTTTACATaacttaagaagaaaaagccttctGGTAATGGCATCAtttgtgctctgcagtgctaTCAAAGGAGAGCGAATTTCATCATCTCTTCTATCTGCCAAAATGATGAGAGTTTGCTTGGGCATTGcgacaacaacaaaaccaaacaacaacaacaaaaaaggtaaCTTGAGCTTCCTTTAACCCTTCAACTCCTGGTACCTGCTAGGGAAATGCTTCCCTCCCGTCATCCTACAGGCAAAGATATCCCCTCTATGTAACAGTGCAACAGTGTCTTTTCTCAGCATTAAGAACTGGCCACCAGCCTTTGAAGTGGGCAGAACATGCCAATACTATCTGCTGGTTTCAGAGTCCACCAACCCACTCTTGGTGTGTTACAAGATGCTAGGGCTGGAATACTGGGCTTTGCGCTATGGgattcttcctcttcccctaCCATCAAGCCTTCGAGTGCAGAGGGAAGTAATTCAGATGGGTGATGGTCCAGGGCTTCCAGGAAGCAAAGCTGTGGCCCTCTGTAGGCTAACTCAGAAAGAGTTAATGTGCAGGCATGTTCCAGGTATTTGCAGTGAACATGCTTACAGAGGAGAGGGCGTTTTTGGGTGGAGAGAGCAGCCCTCTCTGTGAGCCAATGGCTAAAGGATTCTGTCCCAACGCCCAGTTTGGGGGCTTATTTCATGGGCAAGAATTTGCAGGAATTCCTTCTCAAGATTTGTCCTGGATGAAAAGTAGGGACTGGACCTCTAAGCTTGTTGGTGactccctctctctgctgttaGAAGGTAAGGTACAATCCTCTTGTACCTTCTTTGGTGATGCTGATGTGCGGGGAGTGTTTCCCTGTCTGTCTATGCTGAAGGCATCTATTCTGCCTGCATATGCAACTTCCCTTTGCATGTTGCAAGGTGTTTTGAAGGCTCTGCTGAGATGTGCATTGTACACAGGGACTCATCTCTGTTGTTGAACAGAGACACATGGCTCgtttattttctcagtttttatGCAGTTATGAAGAATCAGTGTAGTTCTTCAGTTACTCTTCTTTTGGTACAAAGGACACCCAGAAGGTATTAGAAGTAGTCATTTGTCACTACCACCTGTTAGATCTATCTCAGTTGCTTTAAAGAGGAAGCACTGCTGGTAGAGTAACTTCAGCAGCACGGGGCATCTCTATGAGCAAACCTTACTGAATCAGTGAGATATTTGTTCACGTGGCAAATCCTGCCTGAACCAGGTAATGCAACAATCTTTTCAGTGTTGGGAAGGTCAGCTAGCTCCATTGTTTGTCATATTGGGAATATGTGTGAAGATGGCATCTAACAGTTGATGGGGCTATATATAACTACCATCAGGAATGGGTCACAGTTCAGTGAATTGTCTTTTAGtggagcagagaaaaagagcCCTGCAGAGGCAGACTATGGGCAGCTGATGAAAGGATTACAAGGCACAATTCTGATGTCACTGAGAATAGGCTTGGTGGCTAAGGAGGTCTCTGCCAGCCCTGTCCCTAACCTCCTCCTGGGCTAGCAGCAGCTCTTAAGCTTCTGCTGGTTTGGACTAGGTGGTAATTTGAGTATACATGCTCAAGTACGTAAGACGCTTTCCTGCCCACTTTTGGAGGTCTAGAAGGTAACCGTTCCTCTGCTGTGCCTTGCTTGTTACCCAGCCTCAGGAAGGACTGCAGGCACTTTGCCTGGGATGGTGTCACCACCTTGATTTCCCTTGTGACCCCACCAGCATTTCTTCATTGATTTTAAGCACTGCCTTTTGGTCTGGAGTCTGGTTTGGACTGgagtgctgctctctgctgacaGAGACAAGTGTCCATAACCTACACCCTAACACTGTTAATTGTATCCTGATAAGATGGCATCAGAATgacttttttgttatttaaggTTTAATTTTAACAGTACTGTGTTTCTATCTGCAGGCTGGAGGGACTTTCTGGGTGCGGTACACATACATATTGGGTTACAACTTGGAGTGTGCAAGTTAATAGCTGGCAGGTGGGGGGAGCAATGCAAGACCTGGCCCTCCTATCAGCAGAACACTGAATCTGCAGCCATGCAATGACTACAGTATGCTGCTAACTAATAGATGATGAATGTATGATTTAGCAGGactgctcctctccagcacagcaATTGCCCCCATACTAAGAAGCAATATGACTAGCACAGGGAAATGCCTTTATCTTTCCCACTCCATTGTGAGCTCATTTGTGTGTGGAGATTCGTTCCTTCCTGGTCCTAAGTACAGCTCCACTTGCTGCTAGGGACTGATTTGCACGTAGGCAGTAAGCAGTTCTGCAGCTTTCAGAAGTTTTGGTTTTGGAGAGTGATAGGCAGTGCCTCCCAGATAGGCATTGCCTTCATCTGGCATGTATTAACTAAGCTCAGGAAATGCATTTACCACTAACAACTTTCAGGATGGACTCGTACCTGATTCAAGTGAACAGCCAAGGAGATCATGTCCCCCTGTTGGATATTCATCTCAAGACCAATGGAAACAGCATGTCACTGGGAAAGGTGAAGGGCCGGAAGCCAAGATGGGCTGTCAGGGCTTCTGAAATGTCAAAGAAGACTTTCAATCCTGTCAGAGCCATCGTAGACAGCATGAAGGTGGAGCCCAATCCAAAGAAAGCCATGATCTCCTTGTCTTTaggtgagcacagtgctgtggctgAAGCCTCTGAGCAGTGAGGTGGCCTGTGGGGCTGCCAGATTGCAGGGCTCTGAACCACAAGGCTTGCAGGAAACAACAGAATGTGCCAGATtgccacacagctctgcagctctgtgcctgccacAGATCAGtgagaactgattttttttttccgctgttttttgttatttttcaatcTTTGAAAAGGAGACCCAACAGTCTTTGGAAACCTTCCCACAAATGATGAGGTCACGCAAGCTATGAAGGAGGCTTTGGACTCAGGACGTTACAATGGCTATGCTCCATCTGTTGGTAAGCTGACATAGTTTAGGTATGTGGCAGATCCTTCCCCACAGCAGGTTTATGGAACCCACAGACATCTCTCTGGTAGCACTCTGCAGCTGCCCTTGTCAGCAGTCCCATGAGCTCACAAATGTGTACCTCCCAGGTGCCATGAGTGCCCTTCCCTGCATGATCTGGTTGAGAAGGCATCACATAGGTGTTTTCCCTGAGATACTACCAATGCCCAGATTCTCCCACAATCAGCTGTGTTTGCTTCCTTAGAGCAGGCAAGGCTTCAGCAACACAGAAGGCCTTAGGACTGTATCTCCTGTCCATGGATTGCAGCCAAGTTCTTCCTGGTATGCCTTGACCATGACTCCTCTTGCATTCCCTGCCTTTACAGAGAATGAGCCTTGTTTGCAGTTAATGCTAACAGCATACACAGAGCACAAATCACACCTGCCTCACAGAATTCTCCGTGACAATGAGGACCCAGTGCAGGGAGGGCTGCCCTTGTACCACCACTAAACAAGTGAAGGTCATGCAACAAGACTTGGCTTCCTACTGGGTAAAAACATCTCCCTGGCTACATTCTATCCAGCTCAGTTGTGTTCCACATCCAGCACATGCTGGGGCAAAAACCACCCCTCTGTCTGGGGCCTGTCTTCTCTCGTGAGACACCTGGCCCAGTCTTGAGGCTGCATGCTGCCTGGCCTGAGGCAGGATGGTCTCTGCCACCCTGAGACAGTGTCATTAACAAACGGGCTTACCCAGGCTGGGCAGGCACCTGTGAACCTTgtcctggcaaaaaaaaaaaaaaaaaagttctgtaaAAACCTGTCTGTCATGTGTGGTTCTTCTCTCCACAGGCTACCAGTCCTGTCGAGAAGCAGTGGCTGCATATTACAACTGCCCAGAGGCACCATTGGAGGCCCAGGTACTGGTGTCCAGCCGAGGTACTGCCATTGCAGTACAggcagagtgctgctgcccaTGCCTAGCCCATGTGGCATGGGGACCCTGTCCCAGCTCTTGTTCCCTGTCCAGCCGTGGGACCCGTGGGTAGCTCATGGTCTTGTTCTACGTGAAACTGCTGCTCCCTTTCCCTGCCTTGGACCaatctctttctcctttcttggaAGGATGTTAAGTTCTTTAGCCAACTTCAGTCAGGCTCCACACTCATTCCATGTGGCTGGGGATCCTCAGAGTGGTTGTGCTTTCCACTCACTCCTGTGTGCTTTTTGCAGGATGTCATCTTAACAAGTGGCTGCAGCCAGGCTATAGAACTTGCCTTGGCAGTGCTGGCTAACCCAGGCCAGAACATCCTGGTGCCACGGCCTGGCTTCTCTCTCTACAAGACTCTGGCACTGTCCATGGGAATTGAAGTTAAACTTTACAATCTCATGGTAAGTGGTGGCAAGCTTGAAGAGGGCAGTCCTGACACCTCTgcctcttaaaaataaataaataaaaatcttgagCCTGCCTGGGAAATGGGTAAATATGATCTGAGCATCCTTGGGCACCTTTTCAAACCTCACTCTGTATAGTAAGTGCAATTCCTCCACTCtacttccccttttcttctttcatcagCCAGAGAAGTCCTGGGAAATTGATTTGAAGCACTTGGAGTCCCTGGTGGATGAGAAAACAGCTTGTGTAATTGTGAACAACCCATCAAACCCCTGTGGCTCTGTGTTCAGCAAGAGCCACCTCCAGAAGATTCTGGCAGGTAAGACTGCATGTGTGTAGCTGGGCCTTGGCTACAGTCTAGTGTTTGCCCAAACTGCCAGTGCCTCAATCACTGTGTTTCTGCAAGGCTGTGGCTGTCCTACAGTGTAACAGCAGTACTACATGAAGCAGTTCTGTGGTCCAGGGGTTTGCCTCTTACCTCATGACTGACTGCAGCCTTGGACTGCATGCTGGGTTTACTCAGTATGAAGAGTTTGCCTTTTCTGGACAAGAACATGTAGAACGTGTGTCTTGGTATTTTTTAGATGGCTGGTTTGGCTTGGGTCACTTATTTCTCCACTCTGTCTCCACAGAAAGTGTGTTCATAGGAAGCCCTATGGCTCCTGAGCACTGGCCTGccagtgcaggagctgtgctcccTCTATCTACACGAGAGCAGAAATAGGCTCAGTCAGGACAGGGCTCTCCAAGTGTTCACCCTGTAGGAGAAAGAGAGGGACCCTCTGTCCTTGGGCAGAATTTCCCTCAGAATCTTCCAGGCCCTGTAGAAAACGGCAGGTCTGTTCCCATGGAGGACACAGGATGACTAGGCTGAATGCCCTCTCTCCCACAGTGGCATCAAGACAGTGCGTGCCCATCCTTGCTGATGAGATCTATGGAGACATGGTGAGTGTCCATCACAGTCCTTTGCACCCTTACACTGCCTGTCCTTTCTGTTGCACTTGCCCTTTGGCCATGGCAGCAAGGTCTTCAGAGGTGACAGATATCTTCTCTACCCTGTACTGTGCCTGAGCCCATGCCTGTAATATGCTGTCCTGGGTGTACATTTCATGTCCTGCTTCATTTCTTGTGTCTCAT
The sequence above is drawn from the Gallus gallus isolate bGalGal1 chromosome 11, bGalGal1.mat.broiler.GRCg7b, whole genome shotgun sequence genome and encodes:
- the MARVELD3 gene encoding MARVEL domain-containing protein 3 produces the protein MAERSCPRAPRGGGDGRGSARHSGSGGGREERGGMAGGRGVARLPPLPLTPLSPGSAVPGAGPPRGRADTPGLLECRRCRYLRTGRACCQLVGALLAALILVCSSVSYGSAGGYTGVPDQGSIYYYMYGGAYSGLSGAEGEKAQQLDRRFTQLKVPIARAAMAVGGALMVFSSALIVVGVVRLPWRFPALLIVECILDAVVAVGLLFALYYFFHHLLGVYDSSVCKERAQLYQSKGYRGFSCSMHGAEIAAGLLGCAAVVAFLLGAGLAIRGYRIVHKLKQKPEHAYEP
- the TAT gene encoding tyrosine aminotransferase isoform X3, which gives rise to MFQVFAVNMLTEERAFLGGESSPLCEPMAKGFCPNAQFGGLFHGQEFAGIPSQDLSWMKSRDWTSKLVGDSLSLLLEGDPTVFGNLPTNDEVTQAMKEALDSGRYNGYAPSVGYQSCREAVAAYYNCPEAPLEAQDVILTSGCSQAIELALAVLANPGQNILVPRPGFSLYKTLALSMGIEVKLYNLMPEKSWEIDLKHLESLVDEKTACVIVNNPSNPCGSVFSKSHLQKILAVASRQCVPILADEIYGDMVFADCKYEPIATLSTNVPILSCGGLAKRWLVPGWRMGWILIHDRRDIFGNEIRDGLIRLSQRILGPCTIVQGALERILHRTPPEFYHNTLSILKSNADLCYAALSAIPGLQPVRPAGAMYLMVEIEMEHFPEFENDVEFTERLISEQSVFCLPATCFEYPNFFRVVITVPEEMILEACSRIQEFCETHYQGAEGAQDLECDK
- the TAT gene encoding tyrosine aminotransferase isoform X1; the protein is MHLPLTTFRMDSYLIQVNSQGDHVPLLDIHLKTNGNSMSLGKVKGRKPRWAVRASEMSKKTFNPVRAIVDSMKVEPNPKKAMISLSLGDPTVFGNLPTNDEVTQAMKEALDSGRYNGYAPSVGYQSCREAVAAYYNCPEAPLEAQDVILTSGCSQAIELALAVLANPGQNILVPRPGFSLYKTLALSMGIEVKLYNLMPEKSWEIDLKHLESLVDEKTACVIVNNPSNPCGSVFSKSHLQKILAVASRQCVPILADEIYGDMVFADCKYEPIATLSTNVPILSCGGLAKRWLVPGWRMGWILIHDRRDIFGNEIRDGLIRLSQRILGPCTIVQGALERILHRTPPEFYHNTLSILKSNADLCYAALSAIPGLQPVRPAGAMYLMVEIEMEHFPEFENDVEFTERLISEQSVFCLPATCFEYPNFFRVVITVPEEMILEACSRIQEFCETHYQGAEGAQDLECDK
- the TAT gene encoding tyrosine aminotransferase isoform X2; this encodes MDSYLIQVNSQGDHVPLLDIHLKTNGNSMSLGKVKGRKPRWAVRASEMSKKTFNPVRAIVDSMKVEPNPKKAMISLSLGDPTVFGNLPTNDEVTQAMKEALDSGRYNGYAPSVGYQSCREAVAAYYNCPEAPLEAQDVILTSGCSQAIELALAVLANPGQNILVPRPGFSLYKTLALSMGIEVKLYNLMPEKSWEIDLKHLESLVDEKTACVIVNNPSNPCGSVFSKSHLQKILAVASRQCVPILADEIYGDMVFADCKYEPIATLSTNVPILSCGGLAKRWLVPGWRMGWILIHDRRDIFGNEIRDGLIRLSQRILGPCTIVQGALERILHRTPPEFYHNTLSILKSNADLCYAALSAIPGLQPVRPAGAMYLMVEIEMEHFPEFENDVEFTERLISEQSVFCLPATCFEYPNFFRVVITVPEEMILEACSRIQEFCETHYQGAEGAQDLECDK